The Primulina tabacum isolate GXHZ01 chromosome 16, ASM2559414v2, whole genome shotgun sequence genome window below encodes:
- the LOC142529732 gene encoding putative tRNA-splicing endonuclease subunit sen54, with translation MEAHDLEILSVVKGEYDCDSESEAFFEDSVDDDEFSYGSGDIPKLQYRKEASRALWIDELGMAEVVEKKGKMWTTTGIVRSGKVYCSIEETLFLVEIGALDVLNDDGAPLSVSDMYRKLAEDRSRYGCSWESFEVYRHLKHLGYIVGRHGILWSSKNFKADATVEEGSREFDLTRENGSISSSFITEKISVLQLSETKPIYDVYPPNSMFKKSSPGSPCFVLYLISGRPPSKQEIENLEIRCSGNPLKFCIVEHGRVSFLSFNKVELPVLP, from the exons ATGGAAGCTCATGACTTGGAAATTTTGAGTGTTGTTAAAGGAGAATATGACTGTGATAGTGAATCTGAGGCATTTTTTGAGGACTCGGTTGATGATGATGAGTTTTCCTATGGCTCAGGAGATATACCCAAGTTGCAATATAG GAAAGAAGCATCAAGAGCGCTGTGGATTGATGAGTTGGGAATGGCTGAGGTGGTGGAGAAAAAGGGTAAGATGTGGACCACAACTGGGATAGTTCGCAGTGGAAAAGTGTATTGCTCGATTGAAGAAACTCT GTTTTTGGTTGAAATTGGGGCATTGGATGTCTTGAATGATGACGGTGCTCCTCTTTCTGTAAGCGATATGTATAGAAAATTAGCAGAGGACAGGAGTAGATATGGATGCTCTTGGGAGTCTTTTGAGGTCTATAGGCATCTGAAACATCTTGGTTACATTGTTGGTCGTCACGGCATTCTTTGGTCTTCAAAGAATTTTAAAGCTGATGCTACCGTAGAGGAAGGTTCCAGAGAATTTGACTTGACAAGGGAAAATGGATCAATTAGCAGTAGTTTCATCACAGAGAAGATATCTGTACTGCAACTCAGTGAAACCAAACCAATCTATGATGTGTATCCTCCTAATAGCATGTTTAAAAAATCTTCTCCTGGCAGTCCATGTTTTGTGCTTTACCTCATCAG TGGTCGCCCACCATCGAAACAGGAAATCGAGAACCTTGAGATTCGTTGCAGCGGAAATcctttaaaattttgtattgtCGAACATGGGCGGGTCAGTTTCTTGTCATTCAACAAAGTCGAGCTCCCTGTCCTCCCATGa
- the LOC142528756 gene encoding nuclear pore complex protein NUP93A-like, giving the protein MASDTDMAGWTDLLHSSSKLLEQAAPSTQFPPLQRNLDQLEALSKKLKAKTLRTEAPSQSIAATRLLAREGLNAEQLARDLKSFELKTTYEDVFPAEATTVEEYLQQVREMAMVSAVQEAQKDNLRSFNDYMISVLEEDWRKEKRDFLQSLSRIATLPKKNISDSSPGVVARYGQIVPAISSPQVSSTPSGMELATLGNKLVLEKKAVVYAEVVKNLNSAKERGIAFKPAAAFGNAYESLKLDTAGSKSVNMLKIWHLVMALMGEHLNVHRNVSKKMSLILGARHHLEWGHGKYVMDMIQNYPAQAALGGAVGNLQRIRAFLRIRLRDYGVLDFDADDFRRQPPIDTTWQQIYFCLRTGYYDDAREVSRTSRASQNFSPMLAEWISTGGMVSADTASAASEECEKLLRMTDRAGRASYDKKKLLLHAIISGSRRLIDRLLRELPTIFNTIEDFLWFMLSAVRVGSVGSSSSAVLSDGLSPYSLEDLQSYLNKFESSYYTKNGKDPLVYPYVLLLSIQLLPAVHHLSKDVGDEGYSVDAVHISIVLSDYGILSESSGSGQKLGVMDAFAEASSMIRQYGAAYLGHGDLETALEYYVQAAAAVDDGKLSLTGIGNIDQRRHRTLLLKQLLMEILLRDGGIYLLIGSRGSGEEGQLGRFLTEAKTRQQFLLDSAGLCLQSGLYDKAIEIQKRIGAFSAALDTINKCLSEAICSLSRGRLDGESRITGFIHSGNEILEMFKYYPEISPQERENVMEQQTVLRQLEAILAIHKLSRLGNLLDALREVAKLPFLPLDPRAPDSVSNAFQNLSPHVQACVPGLLKVALHCLDTLSDTDGSLRSLRAKIANFLANNLNRNWPRDLYEKVARSL; this is encoded by the exons ATGGCGAGCGACACAGACATGGCTGGATGGACTGATCTTTTGCATTCCTCTTCGAAGCTTCTCGAACAAGCTGCTCCGTCCACTCAGTTCCCCCCGCTTCAG AGGAATTTGGATCAGTTGGAAGCCCTGTCGAAGAAGCTGAAGGCAAAAACTTTGCGAACTGAAGCTCCTTCTCAGTCCATTGCTGCCACCAG GCTATTAGCCCGTGAGGGATTGAATGCTGAGCAGCTTGCTCGTGATCTTAAATCCTTCGAATTGAAG ACAACATATGAAGATGTCTTTCCTGCTGAGGCTACTACTGTCGAAGAGTATCTACAGCAG GTCCGTGAAATGGCAATGGTCTCAGCTGTTCAGGAAGCTCAGAAAGATAATCTTAGAAGTTTTAATGATTATATGATTTCTGTTTTGGAG GAAGATTGgcgaaaagaaaaaagagatttCCTGCAGAGTCTGAGCCGAATTGCGACCCTaccaaagaaaaatataagtGATTCTAGCCCTGGGGTGGTTGCTCGCTATGGTCAAATAGTTCCTGCTATTTCTAGTCCTCAGGTTTCATCCACCCCATCAGGTATGGAGCTGGCAACTTTGGGGAATAAACTTGTACTAGAAAAAAAGGCGGTCGTATATGCGGAAGTTGTGAAAAATCTTAACAGTGCCAAGGAGCGTGGCATAGCCTTCAAA CCTGCTGCAGCTTTTGGAAATGCATATGAGAGTCTGAAACTTGATACTGCTGGTTCAAAGTCTGTCAACATGCTGAAAATATGGCACCTAGTTATG GCCTTAATGGGTGAGCATTTAAATGTTCATCGGAATGTTTCCAAAAAAATGTCCTTAATACTGGGAGCACGGCACCATCTGGAGTGGGGACATGGGAAGTATGTGATGgatatgattcaaaattatcCTGCACAG GCTGCTCTTGGTGGAGCTGTGGGTAATCTTCAAAGAATCCGTGCCTTCCTTCGG ATCCGTTTACGGGATTACGGAGTGCTTGATTTTGATGCCGATGATTTTCGTCGGCAGCCTCCAATAGATACCACATGGCAACAG ATATACTTTTGCCTGAGAACTGGATACTATGATGATGCCAGAGAAGTTTCGCGGACATCTCGTGCTTCACAGAATTTTAGTCCTATG CTTGCTGAATGGATCTCTACTGGAGGCATGGTTTCAGCAGACACTGCATCTGCTGCTTCGGAAGAATGTGAGAAATTATTGCGAATGACTGACAGGGCGGGCCGAGCATCatatgacaaaaaaaaattactctTGCATGCCATTATTTCTGGTTCCAGGAGGCTTATCGATCGATTACTTAGAGAACTTCCCACAATCTTTAATACTATCGAGGATTTCTTGTGGTTCATGTTGTCTGCTGTACGAGTTGGCTCTGTTGGTTCCTCTTCTTCGGCTGTCCTAAGTGATGGATTATCCCCTTACAGTTTGGAAGACTTGCAGTCTTATCTGAATAAGTTTGAGTCTTCATATTATACAAAGAATGGAAAGGATCCTTTGGTGTATCCATATGTTTTACTTTTGAGCATCCAGCTACTTCCTGCTGTTCACCATTTGTCCAAAGATGTAGGAGATGAAGGATATAGTGTTGATGCTGTGCATATATCAATCGTGCTGTCAGACTATGGCATACTCTCAGAAAGTTCTGGGTCAGGTCAAAAGTTGGGAGTTATGGATGCTTTTGCTGAGGCATCTAGTATGATCAGGCAGTATGGAGCTGCCTATTTGGGACATGGTGACTTGGAAACGGCACTGGAATATTATGTTcaagctgctgctgctgtcgaTGACGGGAAATTATCGTTGACCGGTATAGGTAATATAGATCAACGAAGGCACAGGACCTTGCTTTTAAAGCAACTGCTGATGGAGATTTTGTTACGTGATGGTGGGATTTATCTTTTAATTGGCTCGAGAGGTTCTGGAGAAGAAGGTCAGTTGGGAAGATTTTTGACTGAGGCGAAAACCAGACAGCAGTTTCTGCTCGATTCAGCTGGATTGTGTCTGCAGTCTGGCTTATATGATAAA GCCAtagaaattcagaagagaattgGAGCATTTTCAGCTGCATTGGACACTATAAATAAATGTCTCTCTGAAGCAATTTGTTCCCTATCACGTGGTAGATTGGATGGTGAAAGTAGGATTACTGGGTTTATACACTCTGGAAATGAGATATTGGAGATGTTCAAGTATTACCCAGAAATCAG TCCTCAAGAAAGAGAGAATGTAATGGAGCAACAAACAGTGCTAAGACAGCTGGAGGCAATATTAGCCATCCATAAACTTTCAAGATTGGGAAATCTTCTAGATGCCTTGAGGGAGGTAGCAAAGCTCCCATTTCTTCCTTTGGATCCTAGGGCTCCTGATTCAGTCTCCAATGCTTTCCAGAATTTATCGCCACATGTCCAAGCCTGCGTGCCTGGTCTTCTCAAAGTCGCGCTGCATTGTTTGGACACTCTATCAGATACAGATGGTTCATTACGCTCCTTGAGAGCTAAG ATTGCCAACTTTCTGGCTAACAATCTGAATAGAAATTGGCCCCGTGATTTGTACGAAAAGGTTGCTCGTAGCTTGTGA
- the LOC142528933 gene encoding transcription initiation factor IIB-2-like, producing MSDIYCTDCKRNTEVVFDHSAGDAVCSECGLVLESRSIDETSEWRTFADDSNDHDPNRVGGPVNPLLSDAALSTVISRGGNGSAGDASLTRLQNRGGDPDRAILVAFKAISNMADRLSLVTTIKDRASEIYKRLEDQKCTRGRNLEALVAACIYIACRQEGKPRTVKEICSIVAGATKKEIGRAKEFIVKQLKVEMGESMEMGTIHAGDYLRRFCSNLGMSNEEVKAVQETVQKSGDFDIRRSPISIAAAIIFMITHLSADSKKPLRDISIATTVAEGTIKNAYKDLYPHAAKIIPEWYAKERDLKNLNSPKA from the exons ATGTCGGATATATACTGTACCGATTGCAAGAGGAATACGGAGGTGGTGTTTGATCACTCTGCCGGGGACGCCGTATGCTCCGAGTGTGGGCTTGTACTCGAGTCTCGTTCAATTGATGAAACTTCTGAGTGGAGAACCTTTGCGGATGATTCAAACGATCACGACCCGAACCGTGTTGGTGGACCCGTTAACCCTCTTCTGTCTGACGCAGCGCTTTCGACGGTTATATCGCGGGGTGGTAATGGGTCGGCGGGTGATGCGTCGCTGACCCGGTTGCAGAACCGGGGAGGTGATCCGGATAGGGCTATTTTGGTGGCCTTTAAGGCTATATCTAATATGGCTGATAG GTTGAGCCTGGTCACAACCATTAAG GATCGGGCTAGTGAAATATATAAAAGGTTGGAAGATCAAAAGTGCACAAGAGGAAGGAATTTAGAGGCTCTTGTTGCGGCATGTATTTACATTGCTTGTCGGCAAGAGGGCAAGCCACGCACTGTGAAAG AGATATGCTCCATTGTTGCTGGAGCTACGAAAAAAGAAATTGGCCGAGCAAAAGAATTTATTGTGAAACAGCTGAAGGTGGAGATGGGCGAATCAATGGAGATGGGCACCATTCATGCAGGGGACTACCTG AGACGTTTTTGCTCTAATCTTGGTATGAGCAACGAGGAAGTCAAAGCTGTCCAAGAAACAGTCCAGAAGTCAGGAGACTTTGATATAAG GAGGAGTCCTATATCAATTGCAGCGGCCATAATATTTATGATTACCCATTTGTCTGCAGATTCAAAAAAACCATTGCGAG ATATCTCTATCGCCACGACAGTTGCTGAAGGAACTATCAAGAATGCCTACAAAGATCTTTACCCCCATGCTGCCAAAATAATACCAGAATGGTATGCCAAGGAAAGAGACCTCAAGAATCTTAATAGTCCCAAGGCCTAA